The following are encoded together in the Macrobrachium rosenbergii isolate ZJJX-2024 chromosome 21, ASM4041242v1, whole genome shotgun sequence genome:
- the LOC136849653 gene encoding uncharacterized protein codes for MLPYGRVPQWLLKGHKIDHVRTLRVCRVASEPIAFDVDEWWRLDTVGIAPSEQYTVHEAEAMRKVSQSVTKKPEGYQVSLPFRSEGRPETNFRNAVAQLDSLQTKFQKDKEYYNQYQGVIDKYLEAGFIYEVKDSKIEGYYMPHFGIKKDSRTTPLRIVFSASSKAKNNKSLNECLLPGPNLVELAYNMLLKFRMNKYAMLADISKAFHRVLLDPRDAKYTRFLWREVAGRALTFAFRVVVFGITASPFLLQQVLSHHFSLEGRPELSKSFYVNNYVSTFESLDEMKKEQESVHAILERARMPLEGWAMNSIAFDSEREWKEPTRM; via the coding sequence ATGTTGCCATACGGGAGAGTGCCACAGTGGCTATTAAAAGGTCACAAGATAGATCATGTGAGAACGCTCAGGGTATGTAGGGTCGCGAGCGAACCAATTGCTTTTGATGTTGATGAATGGTGGCGTTTGGATACCGTGGGCATCGCCCCATCCGAGCAGTACACTGTCCATGAAGCGGAAGCCATGCGAAAGGTTTCGCAGAGTGTAACAAAGAAGCCTGAGGGATATCAAGTAAGTTTGCCGTTCCGTTCAGAAGGTAGGCCAGAAACAAACTTTAGAAATGCTGTAGCACAGCTGGATTCGCTGCAAACCAAATTTCAGAAAGACAAGGAATACTATAATCAATATCAGGGAGTGATCGACAAATACCTGGAGGCAGGATTTATATATGAAGTAAAAGATTCAAAAATAGAAGGATACTACATGCCGCATTTCGGCATTAAAAAAGATAGCCGCACGACCCCCCTTAGAATCGTATTCAGTGCCTCATCCAAAGCTaagaataataaatcattaaatgaatGCCTGTTACCTGGGCCTAATTTAGTAGAGTTGGCCTATAATATGCTTCTAAAGTTTCGAATGAATAAATACGCCATGCTTGCAGACATAAGCAAAGCATTTCATAGAGTATTATTAGATCCCCGTGATGCCAAATATACAAGATTCCTGTGGCGAGAGGTAGCAGGTCGAGCGCTGACCTTCGCTTTCAGAGTCGTGGTGTTCGGCATCACGGCTAGTCCCTTTTTGTTACAACAAGTATTGAGTCATCATTTTAGTTTAGAAGGAAGACCTGaattaagcaagtcattttacgttaataactaTGTTAGTACCTTTGAAAGTCTGGATGAgatgaaaaaagaacaagaatctgTCCATGCAATTTTGGAAAGGGCCAGAATGCCGTTAGAAGGGTGGGCAATGAACAGTATAGCCTTCGATAgcgagagagagtggaaagaaccTACCAGGATGTGA